In Nitrosococcus oceani ATCC 19707, the following proteins share a genomic window:
- a CDS encoding response regulator — protein sequence MNRILLADDDIELCGMLKQYLEVEGFQVGMAHGGESALNQARTGGYDLAVLDVMMPQLNGFDVLRELRKDSLVPVLMLTARGEDVDSIIGLELGADDYLPKPCNPRVLVARIRAILRRLQSQTQHGEKSAPPEILKLDDLEVQTGSRTVALNGRPVTMTSTEYSVLEVLLREAGHVVSKAELSERALGRELTRYDRSIDMHLSSLRKKLGPLTNGEERIKTVRGVGYQYTR from the coding sequence ATGAACCGAATACTGCTGGCGGATGATGACATTGAGTTGTGCGGGATGCTAAAGCAATACCTGGAAGTCGAAGGCTTCCAGGTGGGTATGGCCCATGGCGGCGAGTCCGCATTGAATCAGGCCCGGACAGGCGGCTACGACCTGGCCGTACTCGATGTGATGATGCCGCAGCTCAATGGCTTTGATGTATTACGCGAATTGCGTAAAGACTCTTTAGTGCCGGTGCTGATGCTGACGGCCCGCGGCGAGGATGTGGATAGCATTATCGGCCTTGAGCTGGGCGCTGACGACTATCTACCAAAACCTTGTAACCCGCGCGTACTGGTCGCCCGCATCCGCGCCATACTCCGGCGTTTACAATCACAAACACAACACGGCGAAAAATCAGCGCCACCGGAAATATTGAAACTCGATGATCTCGAGGTTCAAACCGGGTCGCGCACGGTTGCCCTGAATGGGCGGCCTGTCACCATGACGAGCACAGAGTACAGTGTGCTTGAAGTGCTACTGCGTGAAGCCGGCCATGTCGTGTCCAAGGCGGAGTTATCAGAACGCGCCCTGGGCAGGGAGCTGACGCGCTATGACCGCAGTATCGACATGCACCTCAGCAGTCTGCGCAAAAAGCTTGGACCACTTACCAACGGCGAGGAAAGAATCAAAACCGTTCGTGGTGTTGGCTACCAGTACACACGTTGA
- a CDS encoding Spy/CpxP family protein refolding chaperone has translation MKKSSKALLASMLIVSSLGLVATVSAKQHSDRPDCKRDGHHMGAGYKHGDKGFNVDRMARKLDLGDDQRTQIEAIMEASKQQMSDQRDKMQANREQLRSLTTQSPLDEAAVRTVADAQGDLEADMIVLRAQQRAKINAILTDEQRAELEDMGGKKRGHR, from the coding sequence ATGAAAAAGTCATCAAAAGCACTGTTGGCCAGTATGTTGATCGTGAGTTCATTGGGACTTGTTGCGACAGTGTCTGCCAAGCAGCACAGCGATAGGCCGGACTGTAAGCGCGATGGTCATCACATGGGGGCGGGTTATAAGCATGGCGACAAGGGATTTAACGTGGACCGCATGGCCAGAAAGCTGGACCTCGGAGATGACCAACGTACGCAGATTGAGGCCATTATGGAAGCATCAAAACAGCAGATGAGCGATCAACGCGACAAGATGCAAGCGAATCGCGAACAGCTGAGATCGCTGACGACGCAAAGTCCGCTTGATGAAGCGGCGGTGCGTACGGTCGCGGACGCTCAGGGCGATCTGGAGGCCGATATGATTGTGCTGCGAGCGCAGCAACGCGCGAAGATCAATGCTATTCTCACCGATGAGCAGCGCGCTGAGCTGGAAGACATGGGTGGCAAGAAACGCGGGCATCGCTGA
- a CDS encoding ATP-binding protein yields MPLDAWLPVGYKLPDGAKVRVAVSEGVNWQICETHGGGRALVVQHELASRWIDAGLITEGPIRFFDFGNQQYGAIACGADQVLCPIVEGNSPDTKAEALSFALALKATRDIDSDSPLQDALYVEKISRLLPTYSITARTDDDVVLGYWLTGGATVSAKSFRRLRQTMSWLSASHLQEVVQAGGFEVAEVIPADRSRSLPSRPDNKQAERTDRKEEPRDQQHASKAFELAGRPDLAAFFNEHIVDIIQNRDRYKALGIEFPSAIVLHGPPGCGKTFAVERLIDFLGWPSFQIDASSVASPYIHETSKKVAEVFDKAMENAPSVLVIDEMEAFLADRETGSGHHRVEEVAEFLRRIPEAAKNDVLIVAMTNRVDMIDPAILRRGRFDHVVNVDFASEVEVLSLLEKLLSTLPKEDDVDPTPFAQELAGRPLSDVAFVVREGARLAARAGKDRLDQDSLLTAMHAAPAREREGAKRHPIGFIR; encoded by the coding sequence ATGCCCCTTGATGCGTGGCTCCCTGTTGGGTACAAATTGCCGGATGGCGCTAAGGTCCGCGTCGCTGTCTCTGAGGGGGTAAATTGGCAAATTTGCGAGACCCACGGCGGTGGGCGAGCGCTCGTTGTTCAGCACGAACTCGCCAGCCGATGGATAGATGCCGGGCTGATCACAGAGGGGCCGATTAGGTTCTTTGATTTCGGCAACCAGCAATACGGGGCAATCGCTTGCGGTGCAGACCAGGTGTTATGCCCGATTGTAGAGGGAAACTCGCCGGACACGAAGGCTGAGGCTTTGTCGTTCGCGTTGGCGCTGAAGGCGACCCGCGACATAGATTCAGACTCACCGTTACAGGACGCTCTATACGTCGAAAAGATCAGCCGCCTTCTACCTACTTACAGCATTACAGCAAGAACCGACGATGATGTAGTACTTGGTTACTGGCTCACTGGTGGAGCGACTGTGTCTGCGAAATCGTTTCGCCGACTTCGTCAGACCATGAGCTGGCTAAGTGCAAGCCACCTCCAGGAGGTTGTTCAAGCTGGTGGGTTCGAAGTCGCTGAAGTTATACCGGCTGACCGGTCTCGAAGCTTGCCTTCGCGGCCAGATAACAAGCAAGCAGAGCGTACCGATCGAAAAGAAGAGCCGCGTGATCAGCAACACGCGTCGAAAGCCTTTGAATTGGCTGGGCGACCTGACCTCGCCGCCTTCTTCAATGAGCATATCGTTGACATCATCCAAAACCGTGATCGTTATAAGGCTCTTGGTATTGAGTTCCCGTCGGCCATAGTTTTGCACGGACCTCCCGGATGTGGAAAGACGTTTGCGGTAGAGCGACTGATCGACTTCCTCGGTTGGCCAAGCTTTCAGATTGACGCTTCCAGCGTTGCTAGCCCCTACATTCATGAAACCAGCAAGAAGGTAGCCGAGGTTTTTGATAAGGCGATGGAGAATGCACCGTCTGTGTTGGTTATCGACGAGATGGAGGCATTTCTGGCAGATCGCGAGACCGGTTCCGGCCATCATCGTGTCGAGGAAGTGGCTGAATTCCTGCGCCGGATTCCAGAAGCTGCAAAGAACGACGTGCTTATTGTCGCGATGACAAACCGTGTCGATATGATTGATCCGGCCATCTTGAGGCGGGGCCGCTTTGATCATGTGGTCAATGTTGACTTTGCCAGCGAAGTAGAAGTGCTCTCATTGCTGGAGAAGTTGCTGTCAACCTTACCCAAAGAGGATGACGTTGACCCGACGCCATTTGCCCAGGAGCTCGCTGGGCGACCGTTATCAGATGTGGCTTTTGTTGTCCGCGAGGGAGCTAGGCTTGCGGCACGGGCTGGCAAGGACAGATTGGATCAGGACAGCCTGCTCACAGCAATGCATGCGGCACCAGCCAGAGAGCGCGAAGGCGCTAAGCGGCATCCGATTGGCTTCATCCGGTAA
- a CDS encoding ATP-binding protein, translating into MMNRLFWKIFLSFWISLILFAGAGLLAASLFLERTHAQDEIESPRDRHLTYINEARLVAKIEGIEGLKSWLKKLDRTEAIPFLLIDRAGKDLLDRPISSHLAERLDRRRKPRRPTDERRSPGRRDLIQVPGAGEYLLVPNFQAVTLNRVLSRPRVIAPPVIVAAIVSGLVCFLLAGYLTRPIRRLSNATHQFAAGNLSLRVASTMGRRRDEVADLARDFDHMAERLQILIGSQKQLLSDVSHELRSPLARLQVALGLVRQRQQHQTNAELDRIEHEAERLNELIGQLLSLTRLESNTQLTHSEPVDVAALLAEVAENADFEARAANRQVRTINNSLSATIEANEPLLRSALENVVRNAIRYTDENTSVDITLQHDPEHPGWLLVQVRDHGPGVPDDMLTKLFEPFVRVGDARDRESGGYGLGLAIAERAIHLHGGVISASNEPNGGLSVRIRLPLNQAK; encoded by the coding sequence ATGATGAACCGCCTTTTCTGGAAAATTTTTCTCTCCTTCTGGATTTCCCTCATTCTGTTCGCCGGCGCCGGTCTGCTGGCAGCGTCGCTCTTTCTGGAGCGCACACACGCGCAGGATGAGATCGAAAGTCCACGCGACCGGCATTTAACCTATATTAACGAGGCTCGGTTAGTTGCGAAAATCGAAGGAATTGAAGGACTGAAGTCGTGGCTAAAAAAACTGGACCGAACCGAGGCAATCCCCTTTTTATTGATCGATAGAGCAGGCAAGGATTTACTTGATCGACCCATATCATCCCACCTCGCGGAACGCTTAGATCGCAGGAGGAAGCCACGGCGTCCGACGGATGAAAGGCGATCGCCTGGGCGCCGTGACCTGATTCAGGTACCCGGCGCCGGCGAATACCTGCTGGTGCCAAACTTTCAGGCGGTAACCCTGAATAGAGTGCTGAGCAGGCCGCGGGTCATCGCGCCCCCCGTCATCGTGGCCGCGATTGTCAGCGGGCTGGTCTGCTTTCTCCTGGCTGGATATCTCACCAGGCCTATACGGCGACTCAGCAATGCGACCCATCAATTCGCTGCCGGTAATCTCAGTTTGCGGGTCGCATCAACCATGGGTAGGCGCAGGGATGAAGTCGCCGATCTCGCCCGTGATTTCGACCATATGGCCGAACGCCTGCAAATTCTCATCGGCTCACAAAAGCAGTTGCTCAGCGACGTTTCACATGAACTTCGCTCACCGTTGGCTCGGCTGCAGGTGGCATTGGGGCTCGTACGCCAACGCCAACAACATCAGACCAATGCCGAACTGGATCGCATCGAGCACGAAGCCGAACGTCTGAATGAATTGATCGGACAACTCTTATCACTCACGCGCCTGGAATCCAATACCCAGCTCACCCATTCAGAGCCGGTTGATGTAGCCGCCCTCCTGGCGGAAGTCGCTGAGAACGCGGATTTTGAGGCGCGTGCCGCGAATCGCCAGGTGCGCACCATCAATAATAGCCTGTCGGCAACCATCGAGGCCAACGAACCCCTGCTGAGAAGCGCCCTGGAAAATGTAGTGCGCAACGCAATCAGATATACGGATGAGAATACCTCGGTAGACATCACCCTGCAGCACGACCCTGAGCACCCCGGCTGGCTGCTTGTTCAAGTGCGAGACCATGGTCCCGGCGTGCCGGACGATATGTTGACGAAATTATTTGAACCCTTCGTGCGCGTGGGTGATGCCCGCGACAGGGAGAGCGGGGGGTACGGCCTGGGATTAGCGATCGCGGAACGCGCGATACACCTGCACGGTGGCGTAATATCCGCAAGCAATGAACCCAATGGCGGGCTCAGTGTGCGCATTCGCCTACCGCTTAATCAGGCCAAGTAA
- a CDS encoding 3'-5' exonuclease, producing MYNELLWIFTQLPDDYVVLDTETTGLPEENGLPDIVTLGLTAVKNREISESVEFETRLQRRILEEAQSIHGITNIQTARFESFDSRWHQITDYLKDERSTHRHSQCQF from the coding sequence ATGTATAACGAACTACTGTGGATATTCACCCAACTCCCGGACGATTACGTCGTTCTCGACACCGAAACCACCGGACTCCCTGAGGAAAACGGCCTGCCTGATATCGTCACTTTAGGGCTAACAGCGGTTAAAAATCGGGAGATTTCAGAATCCGTAGAGTTTGAAACGCGACTGCAAAGACGCATTTTAGAAGAAGCGCAATCAATACACGGTATTACTAACATACAGACTGCCAGGTTTGAATCGTTTGATTCCCGGTGGCACCAGATTACCGATTACCTGAAAGATGAAAGATCAACTCATCGTCATTCACAATGCCAGTTTTAA
- a CDS encoding tyrosine-type recombinase/integrase, producing the protein MEKKTADFWQARKDFLAHLHYAKGYSQGTCYAYHSDLGIWGRWLEEASKDWRQATHLDTEQFVAWQMRKRGTKAHIVARRSSCLGSFYKWAMKNALVESDPIYLADKPKRPYRIPVWLEKEEQRAFQEAVQRVEDLPENIFGRTQEHIKAVRRRYDVLFGLILNSGLRISEALAVKVRDVRMVNGVAKSVRIIGKGNRERLVPLPEAFGQVLGAWLQGRGGEDFVFAKAPGEKPPGPHAVRAYLRRLIERAGIDKPVTPHKLRHTYATRLLESGAELVDIQALLGHVDLSTTQIYTHVSEERMAGIVAKL; encoded by the coding sequence ATGGAAAAGAAGACCGCTGATTTCTGGCAGGCACGAAAAGATTTTCTGGCGCATCTGCATTACGCCAAGGGGTACAGTCAGGGGACCTGCTATGCCTACCACTCGGACCTGGGCATTTGGGGCCGGTGGCTAGAAGAGGCGAGCAAGGACTGGCGTCAGGCCACCCATCTGGACACCGAGCAGTTTGTGGCCTGGCAGATGCGGAAGCGGGGCACGAAGGCGCACATCGTAGCCCGCCGCTCCAGTTGCTTGGGCTCATTCTACAAATGGGCCATGAAAAACGCCCTGGTGGAATCGGACCCCATCTATCTGGCCGATAAACCCAAGCGTCCCTATCGCATCCCTGTTTGGCTGGAGAAAGAAGAGCAACGGGCTTTCCAGGAAGCCGTCCAACGGGTCGAGGACTTACCCGAGAATATCTTCGGGCGTACTCAGGAGCATATTAAAGCGGTCCGGCGTCGCTATGATGTTCTGTTTGGCCTTATCCTCAACAGCGGTCTGCGAATCAGTGAAGCCCTGGCGGTGAAAGTCCGGGATGTGCGTATGGTGAACGGTGTGGCCAAATCCGTGCGGATCATCGGCAAGGGCAATCGGGAACGGCTGGTGCCACTGCCGGAAGCCTTCGGGCAAGTGTTGGGTGCCTGGCTACAGGGCAGAGGAGGGGAGGACTTCGTGTTCGCCAAGGCCCCAGGGGAAAAACCACCCGGACCCCATGCGGTACGGGCTTACTTGCGGCGGCTCATTGAGCGGGCGGGCATCGATAAGCCCGTCACACCCCACAAGCTGCGCCATACCTACGCCACGCGGCTATTGGAATCCGGTGCCGAGCTGGTGGATATCCAGGCTTTGCTGGGGCACGTGGACTTATCCACCACCCAGATTTACACCCACGTGAGCGAGGAGCGGATGGCGGGGATAGTGGCGAAGTTGTAG
- a CDS encoding RES family NAD+ phosphorylase, with amino-acid sequence MLYAVEFLTNPRLRDEVGNIRLVPPEERIYGNGASWSMAAFTHLPVDGRGGCFNRDFGIYYCAADKVVAIAESSFHRARFLRESRIDRTTQEMRVIRAQLGPVILHDVRHLDGDAIYDPNDYREGQQLGYGLRDAKSYGVRYRSVRAKGECYGVMRPKALSDAIHWHYLRYHYDQGMIVEVESLDGSGRG; translated from the coding sequence GTGCTTTATGCCGTGGAGTTTCTGACCAACCCCAGGTTGCGCGATGAAGTTGGCAATATTCGCCTGGTGCCGCCGGAAGAGCGTATCTATGGCAATGGCGCCTCCTGGAGCATGGCGGCCTTCACCCACCTACCGGTGGATGGTCGAGGCGGTTGCTTTAACCGGGATTTCGGCATCTATTACTGCGCCGCCGATAAGGTAGTGGCCATCGCCGAATCATCCTTCCATCGGGCACGATTCCTACGAGAATCCAGAATCGACAGGACCACCCAGGAAATGCGCGTTATCCGCGCACAACTGGGACCTGTCATCTTGCATGACGTGCGGCACCTGGACGGAGACGCCATCTACGATCCCAATGATTACCGAGAGGGACAGCAGCTCGGCTATGGGTTACGTGATGCCAAAAGTTACGGCGTTCGCTATCGCAGCGTGAGAGCGAAAGGGGAGTGTTATGGGGTGATGCGTCCCAAGGCGCTTTCGGATGCCATTCACTGGCATTATCTGCGCTATCACTATGACCAGGGGATGATCGTTGAGGTTGAATCCCTGGATGGCAGTGGCAGAGGGTAA
- a CDS encoding type II toxin-antitoxin system RelE/ParE family toxin produces the protein MFDRFCRDECEQLGPAIPLVTTAVHRMEQGNFSNVKGIGAGVNEYRIGFGPGYRIYFGKDGDRLVILLAGGTKKRQDADVAAAKGHWRDYKRRKRKEVT, from the coding sequence TTGTTCGACAGGTTTTGCAGGGACGAATGCGAGCAACTCGGGCCGGCAATTCCACTGGTGACGACAGCAGTCCATCGGATGGAGCAAGGTAACTTCTCTAATGTGAAAGGTATTGGCGCCGGCGTCAATGAATACCGAATTGGTTTTGGTCCTGGTTATCGGATCTACTTCGGCAAGGACGGGGATCGGTTGGTGATATTGCTCGCGGGAGGTACCAAGAAGCGCCAGGACGCAGACGTTGCTGCCGCAAAAGGGCATTGGCGCGACTATAAGCGCCGGAAACGGAAAGAGGTGACATGA
- a CDS encoding IS5-like element ISNoc2 family transposase gives MKPQTPPDLPTDDLFRHRLENLIDTRHELAKLAALIDWEFFDAQWGEAFCENGRPAIATRLIAGLHYLKHTYGLSDEQVVQRWAENPYWQYFCGERYFQHELPLNPSSLTRWRQRLGDEGMESLLSATIDAAIASKAVKARDLKCVTVDTTVQEKAIAFPTDSKLYNRARERLVRLAKAHGVPLRQSYVRVGPRLLFKNNRYGYARQTRRMRRTAAKLKTVLGRVVRDIERKLPKQSASVQAAFAESMALTKRLLDQQRHDKNKLYALHAPEVECIAKGTAHKRYEFGVKVSIATTNRSNLVVGAQSLPGSPYDGHTLKKALHQVERLTGQRPERCYVDLGYRGHDVDDVDVFKARQKRGVTRTIRRELKRRNAIEPIIGHMKNDGLLHRNYLKGVEGDAINAILCGAGQNLRLILRYLRIFWLKIQPAFIQYLLLAPPRAA, from the coding sequence ATGAAGCCTCAAACGCCACCCGATTTACCCACCGATGATCTGTTTCGTCACCGCCTGGAAAACCTCATTGATACGCGCCATGAGCTGGCCAAACTCGCAGCGTTAATTGATTGGGAGTTCTTTGATGCACAGTGGGGTGAGGCATTTTGTGAGAACGGTCGTCCTGCCATCGCGACCCGATTGATTGCGGGTCTGCACTACTTGAAACACACCTACGGCTTGTCCGATGAACAGGTGGTGCAACGCTGGGCAGAGAATCCGTACTGGCAATACTTTTGTGGTGAAAGGTATTTTCAACACGAGCTGCCATTGAACCCGAGTTCGTTGACACGTTGGCGTCAGCGTTTAGGTGACGAGGGTATGGAATCGTTACTGAGTGCGACGATCGATGCAGCGATTGCGTCGAAGGCGGTGAAAGCACGAGATTTAAAGTGCGTTACGGTTGACACGACGGTGCAGGAGAAAGCGATTGCGTTCCCCACCGACTCGAAGCTGTACAACCGGGCCCGTGAGCGCCTGGTACGCTTGGCGAAAGCACACGGCGTACCGTTGCGCCAAAGCTACGTGCGCGTGGGCCCGCGACTTTTGTTCAAGAACAACCGCTACGGTTATGCGCGACAGACACGCCGCATGCGCCGCACCGCCGCGAAGCTGAAGACCGTGCTGGGGCGGGTGGTTCGGGACATTGAGCGCAAATTGCCGAAGCAATCGGCCTCGGTGCAAGCGGCCTTTGCAGAGTCGATGGCATTAACCAAACGATTGCTCGATCAACAACGTCACGATAAAAATAAACTCTACGCGCTGCACGCACCGGAGGTTGAGTGCATTGCCAAAGGCACGGCGCACAAGCGCTACGAGTTTGGTGTCAAGGTTAGTATCGCCACCACCAACCGTTCCAACCTGGTGGTGGGCGCACAGTCACTGCCAGGCAGTCCCTACGATGGTCATACGCTGAAGAAAGCCTTGCACCAGGTTGAGCGATTAACCGGACAACGGCCCGAGCGTTGTTATGTGGATCTAGGTTATCGCGGTCACGATGTTGACGACGTCGACGTATTCAAAGCTCGACAAAAGCGTGGCGTCACGCGCACTATCCGACGTGAGTTAAAACGACGTAACGCTATCGAGCCGATCATTGGTCACATGAAAAACGACGGCCTGTTGCATCGCAATTATCTCAAAGGGGTCGAGGGCGATGCAATCAACGCCATCCTGTGCGGTGCCGGCCAGAATCTCCGGCTGATCCTCAGGTACCTGAGGATTTTTTGGCTCAAAATCCAACCGGCTTTTATACAATACCTGTTACTTGCTCCACCTCGTGCAGCCTGA
- a CDS encoding RAQPRD family integrative conjugative element protein: protein MKRQFWPLTFLILALSVAPAAFADADAEREVLAKIIHELNALDPLIKRTEANADQDSHIRLRYDWLHQDLKQIRDGIQSHINFPRAQPRSFLPLRGDYRR, encoded by the coding sequence ATGAAACGCCAATTCTGGCCATTGACCTTTCTGATTCTCGCTTTGTCCGTCGCGCCGGCAGCGTTTGCTGATGCAGATGCGGAGCGCGAGGTGTTGGCGAAAATCATCCATGAGCTTAATGCCCTTGACCCGCTAATCAAGCGCACCGAGGCCAACGCTGATCAGGATTCCCACATCCGTCTTCGTTATGACTGGCTGCATCAGGACCTGAAGCAGATAAGAGACGGCATCCAGTCACACATCAATTTTCCCCGCGCTCAGCCACGCTCATTTCTGCCACTGCGCGGCGATTACCGCCGATAG
- a CDS encoding DNA-binding protein produces MSDTMALTKDFKDSIQARTQRDPAFRKALLQEGVECLLADDVATGKAVLRDYINATIGFEELSRVFGKSSKSLMRMFGPKGNPQASNLFAVIHYLQEQEGIHLEVKARKVA; encoded by the coding sequence GTGAGCGACACGATGGCTTTGACGAAAGATTTTAAGGACAGCATACAGGCACGCACCCAACGGGATCCGGCGTTTCGCAAGGCTCTGCTGCAGGAAGGGGTTGAGTGCCTGCTGGCCGATGATGTCGCCACCGGCAAGGCGGTGCTGCGTGACTACATCAACGCGACCATCGGGTTCGAGGAGCTGTCCCGGGTCTTCGGTAAATCGAGCAAGAGTCTCATGCGCATGTTCGGGCCGAAAGGTAACCCCCAGGCGAGTAACTTGTTCGCGGTGATCCATTATCTGCAGGAGCAGGAGGGCATACACCTGGAAGTCAAAGCCCGGAAGGTGGCCTAG
- a CDS encoding ParB/RepB/Spo0J family partition protein: MSWYRNVLTNLRENPDQPRKAFDEAALQKLADSIEQHGLIQSITVASDPGNEEGYMVVAGERRFRAFKQLGRETIPAIVTQGNRDEIALIENLQRENLNPLEEAEALA; this comes from the coding sequence ATCAGCTGGTATCGAAACGTTCTCACGAATCTCAGGGAAAATCCCGATCAGCCCCGTAAAGCCTTTGACGAGGCGGCCCTGCAAAAGCTTGCCGACTCCATAGAACAACACGGATTAATTCAGTCTATCACCGTTGCATCAGATCCGGGGAATGAAGAGGGTTACATGGTGGTAGCTGGCGAGCGCCGATTCCGTGCTTTTAAGCAGCTTGGGCGAGAGACCATCCCGGCCATTGTTACTCAGGGGAATCGTGATGAGATCGCTTTAATCGAAAATCTTCAACGCGAAAACCTCAACCCACTTGAAGAAGCAGAAGCGTTAGCATAA
- a CDS encoding peptidoglycan-binding domain-containing protein — protein sequence MNDEEEKKQGEGKGFAGLSSMVSDVDDVVSSKPKQPQKPHSEPPPKQTAGGSQQPKQTSTKPTSQTYQAPAQPSGGSSAGKWFVGIAVVIGLIWLANQSDNNRPSKSGYSPGSSSTSTAPTSQPVIAQPQAPSRPSESKPSVGRNNVLSTAQIRYCLAEKIRLDAAEVVLNNYSDSDVDRFNGYVNDYNSRCGEFRYRQGALESARRDVDPYRSQLQAEGRNRFVRSPATTANAPASTQASKPSRPTPDATVLAIQRRLNELGYNAGTPDGLFGNKTRSAIQAFQRDNAVATDGVASRSLLSQLNASTPRASGQFDGLNSLSGKAELKGGSAPNVVRRPEPSRDRENFATCISGEYPSLCKHSLLTREEAVQVEAAEKRANFGTCISGEYPSLCKHSWLTREEAAQVNIAEKRANYRTCITGEYPSLCKHSLLTGEEAIQVQVAERRANFRTCISGDYPSLCKHSLLTPDEALKVAEAERRAKGR from the coding sequence GTGAACGATGAAGAAGAAAAAAAACAGGGCGAGGGCAAAGGTTTTGCGGGTCTGTCATCAATGGTGTCAGATGTTGATGACGTCGTAAGCAGTAAACCGAAACAGCCCCAGAAGCCCCACTCTGAACCGCCTCCAAAACAGACTGCCGGCGGTAGTCAGCAGCCGAAACAAACGTCAACCAAACCAACCTCGCAGACTTATCAGGCACCTGCACAACCATCGGGCGGCTCATCAGCGGGCAAGTGGTTTGTGGGAATTGCTGTGGTTATTGGCCTCATCTGGCTTGCTAACCAATCAGACAACAACAGGCCATCGAAGTCGGGTTATTCCCCAGGATCTTCTTCAACTTCCACAGCGCCGACCAGCCAACCAGTAATCGCGCAGCCCCAGGCGCCGAGTCGTCCATCTGAAAGCAAGCCTTCCGTTGGTCGAAACAATGTCCTTTCAACTGCGCAGATCCGCTACTGTTTGGCCGAGAAAATTCGGCTCGATGCAGCAGAGGTGGTTCTCAATAATTACAGCGATTCGGACGTGGATCGCTTTAATGGGTATGTGAACGACTATAACAGCCGTTGTGGTGAGTTCCGCTACCGCCAGGGCGCCCTTGAGAGCGCTCGAAGAGATGTCGATCCATACCGTAGTCAATTACAGGCCGAGGGGCGGAACAGATTTGTTCGTAGTCCTGCTACAACAGCGAACGCTCCGGCCTCTACTCAAGCATCTAAGCCCTCTCGCCCTACGCCAGACGCAACGGTGCTGGCTATTCAGCGTCGATTGAATGAGCTCGGGTATAACGCGGGTACGCCTGATGGTTTGTTCGGGAACAAAACACGGTCTGCAATTCAGGCTTTTCAACGGGATAACGCAGTGGCCACCGATGGCGTAGCTAGTCGTTCCCTTCTTTCTCAATTGAATGCTAGTACGCCGAGGGCTAGCGGACAATTCGATGGGCTCAATTCACTTAGTGGTAAAGCTGAGTTAAAGGGCGGATCAGCGCCAAACGTTGTTCGGCGTCCCGAACCAAGTAGGGACAGAGAAAATTTCGCGACATGTATATCCGGTGAGTACCCATCACTCTGCAAGCATTCGTTGCTGACTCGAGAGGAGGCCGTGCAAGTAGAAGCTGCAGAAAAGCGCGCGAACTTCGGTACTTGTATATCAGGTGAGTATCCATCGCTATGTAAACATTCATGGCTCACCAGAGAAGAAGCAGCTCAAGTGAACATTGCGGAAAAGAGAGCTAACTATCGGACATGTATCACCGGAGAGTATCCGTCTCTCTGCAAGCACTCCTTGTTGACTGGCGAAGAAGCAATACAAGTCCAAGTCGCAGAGCGGCGGGCTAATTTCAGAACATGCATATCTGGAGATTACCCGTCACTGTGCAAGCACTCTCTGCTCACACCAGATGAGGCCTTAAAGGTAGCGGAAGCGGAACGGCGAGCGAAAGGAAGATAG